A single genomic interval of Aureliella helgolandensis harbors:
- a CDS encoding arylsulfatase: MKKQFFIPILSIAVLLVCNNQSAMAQDGAQYKMDRTVLPIQPPTYAPIEVLDARDAKKPPMFQIKPPEGAPNVVIVMIDDIGFGATSTFGGAIETPTFDRLANNGLRFNHFHTTALCSPTRASLLSGRNHHEVNVGCVMEIATGFPGNQGERSNDAKYFAETLRHNGYSTAAFGKWHETPTWEVSVSGPYFRWPTHSGFDKFYGFIGGETNQWDPVIFDGVTKVQKKDDPDYHFTADMTNEAINWMKFQQAMTPEKPFFIYYAPGAVHAPHHAPKEWIEKYDGKFDSGWLTYREETLARQKAMGIVPPNAKLAPMPTDIKDWEKLSDKERELFALQMEAFAGFTEHTDNQVGRLVEAIDDIGALDNTLFIYIMGDNGSSGEGGLEGTYNELVHLNGIFDAETVDSMLARADDWGGPNSFPHFSAAWAVATDAPFTWTKQMAADFGGTRNGMVMHWPKGFKSKGEIRSQWHHVNDVAATVLDAAKLPQPTIVNGVKQKPLSGVSMLYAADDAKAKDRHTTQYFEMFANRAIYHQGWLARAVHRAPWNNEPFHTLQTDVWDLYNTTEDFSLTNNLADKHPEKLKEMKELFKKEAIANSVYPLDDRAYERFNAAIAGRPDLMGDRTSLTLGHGMTGILENTFINEKNTSKTIVANVDLKGSDRGVILCQGGKFGGWALYMDKGKPAYTYNWFGLDSYTITSPKAIDKDKAEIKLVFDYDGGGIGKGGLAKLFVDGEKVAEGRVEKTQPAVYSADETADVGIDESTPVADKVFKDVEDSEFTGRVNDVTISIPAKKK, translated from the coding sequence ATGAAAAAACAATTCTTCATACCCATTCTGTCCATCGCAGTATTGCTGGTTTGCAATAACCAGTCTGCGATGGCGCAAGATGGTGCACAGTACAAAATGGACAGAACAGTTCTGCCCATTCAGCCACCAACATACGCGCCCATTGAGGTGCTGGACGCCCGAGATGCCAAGAAGCCTCCGATGTTTCAGATCAAACCACCGGAGGGCGCTCCCAACGTCGTCATCGTCATGATTGATGACATTGGCTTTGGCGCAACCAGTACGTTTGGTGGAGCCATCGAAACACCGACCTTTGATCGCCTGGCAAACAACGGATTGCGTTTCAACCATTTCCACACGACCGCTCTATGTTCGCCCACACGAGCCTCGTTGCTTTCCGGTCGGAATCATCACGAAGTCAACGTTGGCTGCGTGATGGAAATCGCCACTGGATTTCCTGGCAACCAGGGCGAACGATCGAACGACGCGAAATACTTTGCGGAAACACTACGACACAACGGGTACAGCACCGCTGCATTCGGAAAGTGGCACGAAACACCGACATGGGAAGTCTCGGTTTCCGGACCGTATTTCCGCTGGCCAACGCACTCTGGTTTTGACAAGTTCTATGGCTTTATTGGCGGCGAAACCAACCAATGGGATCCTGTGATTTTTGACGGGGTCACGAAAGTTCAGAAGAAAGACGATCCAGATTATCACTTCACCGCGGATATGACCAACGAAGCCATCAATTGGATGAAGTTTCAACAGGCGATGACTCCAGAAAAACCGTTCTTTATTTACTACGCACCGGGAGCCGTGCACGCGCCGCACCACGCACCCAAAGAGTGGATCGAGAAGTATGACGGGAAATTTGATTCCGGCTGGCTTACGTATCGCGAAGAGACGCTTGCTCGCCAAAAAGCGATGGGCATCGTTCCCCCAAATGCCAAGCTCGCACCGATGCCAACGGACATCAAGGATTGGGAAAAGCTAAGCGACAAGGAACGTGAACTATTCGCTCTGCAAATGGAAGCGTTTGCCGGTTTCACCGAGCATACTGACAACCAAGTCGGGCGACTGGTCGAGGCGATTGACGATATCGGAGCATTGGACAATACGCTGTTCATCTACATCATGGGCGACAACGGCTCGAGTGGCGAAGGCGGCCTGGAAGGGACTTACAACGAGCTCGTTCACCTGAACGGCATCTTTGATGCGGAGACCGTTGACAGCATGCTGGCTCGCGCCGACGACTGGGGTGGCCCGAACTCGTTTCCTCACTTTTCAGCTGCATGGGCGGTAGCAACGGATGCACCGTTTACCTGGACCAAGCAAATGGCCGCCGACTTTGGTGGCACGCGCAACGGAATGGTCATGCACTGGCCAAAAGGATTTAAGTCCAAGGGTGAGATTCGTTCGCAGTGGCACCACGTCAACGATGTTGCGGCGACCGTCCTGGATGCGGCGAAACTGCCACAGCCAACGATCGTCAATGGCGTCAAACAAAAGCCACTGTCCGGTGTGAGCATGCTGTACGCGGCAGATGACGCGAAAGCAAAAGACCGGCATACAACTCAGTACTTTGAGATGTTTGCCAACCGAGCGATCTATCACCAAGGTTGGCTGGCCCGCGCCGTTCATCGCGCTCCATGGAATAACGAGCCATTCCACACTTTGCAGACTGACGTCTGGGATCTCTACAACACCACGGAAGATTTTAGCCTGACGAACAATCTGGCCGACAAGCATCCTGAAAAACTGAAAGAGATGAAGGAACTGTTCAAGAAGGAGGCCATTGCCAACAGCGTCTATCCTTTGGATGACCGAGCTTATGAACGCTTCAACGCTGCCATCGCTGGCCGTCCGGACTTGATGGGTGACAGAACCAGCTTGACCCTTGGCCATGGCATGACGGGTATTCTCGAGAACACCTTTATCAACGAGAAGAACACGTCCAAAACCATCGTTGCCAATGTGGATCTAAAAGGCAGTGACCGAGGTGTGATTCTTTGCCAGGGCGGCAAGTTCGGCGGCTGGGCTTTGTACATGGACAAAGGCAAACCCGCTTACACCTACAACTGGTTCGGACTGGATAGTTACACCATCACGTCCCCGAAAGCAATTGATAAGGACAAGGCCGAGATCAAATTGGTCTTTGACTATGACGGAGGCGGAATCGGCAAAGGAGGTCTGGCCAAACTCTTTGTTGATGGTGAAAAAGTCGCCGAAGGACGCGTCGAAAAAACTCAGCCGGCGGTCTACTCGGCCGATGAAACAGCCGATGTCGGCATCGATGAATCGACGCCAGTGGCTGACAAGGTCTTTAAGGATGTTGAGGACTCGGAGTTCACCGGACGTGTGAACGACGTCACGATTAGCATCCCGGCGAAGAAGAAGTAG
- a CDS encoding sulfatase-like hydrolase/transferase, translating to MTKTTTIAPSLFLSIPLMKVTRLTICGCLLVGLCLNIVPLSQKAVVAQEEASKPNIVLINMDNFGYGELGCYGGGILRGGATSRIDKLASEGMRLLNYNVEAQCTPSRAALMTGRYAIRTGNGSVPLETADYGLTQWEYTMPEMLGDVGYATAMFGKWHLGQAEGRYPTDQGFDEWYGIPNSTDESLWVANEMFQKYRKLAEETGENPMIKEEHIYLFGQKRLTGKGGESLRRAGKTRDRP from the coding sequence ATGACCAAGACAACAACAATCGCGCCAAGTCTGTTTTTATCAATTCCATTGATGAAGGTCACGAGGTTGACTATTTGTGGCTGTTTATTGGTCGGGCTCTGCCTGAACATTGTCCCATTGTCGCAGAAAGCAGTGGTGGCCCAAGAAGAGGCCTCCAAGCCCAACATTGTTCTGATCAATATGGACAACTTCGGCTACGGCGAACTGGGTTGTTACGGCGGGGGTATTCTCCGGGGTGGCGCCACGTCGCGCATCGACAAACTGGCCAGTGAAGGGATGCGGCTGTTGAATTACAATGTCGAGGCGCAATGTACTCCCAGTCGCGCGGCGCTGATGACCGGCCGCTACGCGATCCGCACGGGGAACGGTTCTGTACCGCTCGAAACCGCCGATTATGGTTTGACCCAGTGGGAATACACCATGCCGGAGATGCTGGGCGATGTGGGTTATGCCACCGCCATGTTCGGCAAGTGGCACCTCGGCCAGGCGGAGGGTCGCTATCCCACAGATCAGGGATTCGATGAGTGGTATGGCATCCCCAATTCGACCGACGAGAGCCTTTGGGTCGCGAATGAAATGTTCCAGAAGTATCGGAAATTGGCGGAGGAGACCGGTGAAAATCCGATGATCAAGGAAGAGCACATTTATTTATTCGGCCAAAAAAGGCTCACCGGCAAAGGTGGTGAAAGTCTACGACGTGCCGGCAAGACTCGAGATCGACCGTGA
- a CDS encoding sulfatase-like hydrolase/transferase — protein sequence MKVYDVPARLEIDREVTDHAKDFMTRQAKAGKPFFLYLPYTQTHMPVLPSKEFQGKSGNGRWGDVLMQIDAYTGELLDKVDELGIADNTIFIFTSDNGAEMTPDHQGWSGPWSGSYFTGKEGSLRVPFIVRWPGKVPAGKISNEIVHQFDLYATLANIAGGKVPTDRIIDSKDMTDFFLGKQEESGRDGFVVYVGNDIHGVKWHNYKMLLMEFEGDLGNGKLNVFPFPHYYDLYSDPKEQYPVTGELAGRFWSRWGLGPILAEHRKSLAAEPPITPGTPDPYVPAKKSK from the coding sequence GTGAAAGTCTACGACGTGCCGGCAAGACTCGAGATCGACCGTGAAGTCACCGACCATGCCAAGGACTTCATGACACGCCAGGCCAAAGCCGGCAAACCGTTCTTCCTGTACCTGCCCTACACCCAGACGCATATGCCGGTGTTGCCGAGTAAGGAGTTTCAAGGCAAGAGTGGCAATGGCCGCTGGGGCGATGTGCTAATGCAGATCGATGCCTATACCGGTGAATTACTGGATAAGGTGGATGAGTTGGGTATTGCCGACAATACCATTTTCATTTTCACATCGGATAACGGCGCCGAGATGACCCCCGATCACCAGGGATGGAGTGGCCCATGGAGTGGTTCCTATTTCACGGGTAAGGAAGGGTCCTTACGGGTGCCGTTTATTGTGCGCTGGCCTGGAAAAGTTCCGGCAGGCAAGATCTCTAACGAGATCGTTCACCAGTTTGATCTGTACGCTACATTGGCAAACATTGCCGGTGGTAAGGTGCCGACAGATCGTATCATCGACAGTAAGGACATGACGGATTTCTTCCTGGGGAAACAAGAGGAGTCCGGTCGAGACGGCTTTGTCGTCTATGTCGGTAACGATATTCACGGCGTGAAGTGGCACAACTATAAGATGCTGCTCATGGAGTTTGAAGGAGATCTGGGTAATGGGAAACTGAACGTGTTCCCGTTCCCTCACTATTACGACCTCTATAGTGACCCTAAAGAACAGTATCCAGTGACCGGAGAATTGGCGGGTAGATTTTGGTCACGTTGGGGGCTTGGGCCGATTCTGGCAGAACATAGGAAGTCGCTGGCCGCAGAACCGCCAATTAC